One genomic segment of Ricinus communis isolate WT05 ecotype wild-type chromosome 3, ASM1957865v1, whole genome shotgun sequence includes these proteins:
- the LOC8268319 gene encoding protein phosphatase 2C and cyclic nucleotide-binding/kinase domain-containing protein isoform X2, which yields MGCVYSRACIGEVCVPRDPRIKQQNQVQTITQNATELPVFSPATTSPESETRDQINQISLNRDPELGITRLSRVSSQYLPPDGSRTVKVPSANYELRYSYLSQRGYYPDALDKANQDSFCIHTPFGTSQDDHFFGVFDGHGEFGAQCSQFVKRKLCENLLRNSKFNLDAVEAHHSAFLATNCQLHADSLDDSMSGTTAITVLVRGRTIYVANSGDSRAVIAEKKGNSNEITAIDLSIDQTPFRDDELERVKMCGARVLTLDQIEGLKNPDVQCWGTEEGDDDGDPPRLWVPNGMYPGTAFTRSIGDSIAETIGVVANPEIVVFELTPNHPFFVLASDGVFEFISSQTVIEMVAKYKDPRDACAAIVAEAYRLWLQYETRTDDITVIVVHVDGLTDSAVGQLTNQGAVLRPPIPQVVELTGSESPSTFGWSSRNHRVRHDISRARLRAIESSLENGKVWVPPSPARRKTWEEEAHIERALHDHFLFRKLTDSQCHVLLDCMQRVEVQAGEIVVKQGGEGDCFYVVGSGEFEVFATQEEKNGEVPKVLQRYTAEKLSSFGELALMYNKPLQASVRAVTSGTLWALKREDFRGILMSEFSNLSSLKLLRTVDLLSRLTILQLSHIADSLSEVSFSDGQTIFDGNEGPSALYIIQRGKVRLTFDAEVLSSQNVGSLKSDNKKEDDNLSSVEKLSLEKIEGSYFGEWALLGEYLGPLTAVAVGDCTCSILTKEKFDSVVGPLTKLSQDGEKSRGSSSDFAKESIESTDTSAPLKVRFTDMEWKTCLYTTDCSEIGIVFLKDSENLLSLKRFLKQKIKRLGKEAQVLKEKNLMKSLNPSACVPQVLCTCADRTHAGILLNACLSCPLASILHAALDESSARFCAASVVIALEDLHKNGVLYRGVSPDVLMLDQTGRLQLVDFRFGKKLSGDRTFTICGMADSLAPEIIQGKGHGFPADWWALGVLIYFMLQNEMPFGSWRESELDTYGKIAKGRISLYPTLSPEAADLITKLLEVDENARLGSLGSDSVKSHPWFYGVDWKGIRDGSFPVPRDVAFRLTQHLESHHEDYTVPIASPPGEEDDLNVPEWLDDW from the exons ATGGGATGCGTCTATTCCAGAGCTTGCATCGGAGAGGTCTGTGTACCAAGAGATCCAAGAATCAAGCAACAAAATCAGGTTCAAACAATTACACAAAATGCTACTGAATTACCCGTATTCTCACCAGCAACAACTTCGCCAGAATCTGAAACACGAGACCAGATCAATCAAATAAGCTTAAACCGAGACCCTGAACTAGGTATCACTAGACTTTCTAGGGTTTCATCGCAATATCTACCTCCAGATGGATCAAGAACCGTTAAAGTTCCATCTGCTAACTATGAATTGCGTTACTCATATCTCTCACAACGAGGTTACTATCCTGATGCCCTTGATAAAGCTAATCAAGACAGTTTTTGTATTCACACGCCGTTTGGTACAAGCCAAGATGATCATTTCTTTGGAGTTTTTGATGGTCATGGAGAATTTGGGGCCCAGTGCTCACAATTCGTGAAGCGAAAATTGTGTGAGAACTTGTTAAGAAACAGCAAGTTCAATTTAGATGCCGTTGAGGCTCATCATTCGGCTTTTTTGGCTACCAATTGTCAGTTACATGCAGATAGTTTGGATGATAGTATGAGTGGAACAACAGCGATAACGGTGTTAGTTAGAGGAAGGACTATTTATGTAGCGAATTCTGGTGATTCTAGAGCTGTTATAGCTGAGAAGAAAGGTAATAGTAATGAGATTACAGCTATTGATTTATCGATTGATCAAACTCCATTTAGAGATGATGAGTTAGAGAGAGTGAAGATGTGCGGTGCTAGAGTGCTTACTTTGGATCAAATTGAGGGTTTAAAGAATCCTGATGTGCAATGTTGGGGAACTGAAGAAggtgatgatgatggtgatCCTCCGAGATTGTGGGTCCCAAATGGGATGTATCCTGGAACTGCCTTTACTAGGAGTATTGGTGATTCAATTGCTGAGACAATTGGTGTTGTTGCTAATCCTGAAATTGTTGTTTTTGAGCTAACACCCAATCACCCTTTCTTTGTGCTTGCTAGTGATGGGGTTTTTGAGTTCATATCAAGCCAAACCGTGATTGAGATG GTTGCAAAATATAAAGATCCACGTGATGCTTGTGCTGCAATTGTAGCCGAAGCTTATAGACTTTGGCTACAATATGAAACTCGTACTGATGACATCACTGTGATTGTTGTGCACGTTGACGGATTAACTGAT aGTGCTGTTGGTCAATTAACAAATCAAGGTGCTGTCTTGCGACCCCCTATTCCTCAAGTTGTAGAGCTGACAGGGTCAGAATCTCCTTCAACTTTTGGCTGGAGCTCTAGGAACCATCGTGTAAGGCATGATATATCTCGGGCACGGCTTCGTGCCATTGAGAGTTCACTAGAGAATGGAAAAGTTTGGGTTCCTCCATCTCCAGCTCGTAGGAAAACTTGGGAAGAAGAA GCACACATTGAGAGGGCATTGCATGACCACTTTCTTTTCAGAAAGCTGACTGATTCTCAGTGCCATGTTTTGTTGGACTGCATGCAGAGAGTTGAAGTCCAGGCAGGAGAAATTGTAGTTAAGCAG GGTGGTGAAGGCGATTGCTTTTATGTTGTTGGTAGTGGAGAGTTTGAGGTCTTTGCTACCCAG GAAGAGAAAAATGGAGAGGTGCCAAAAGTTTTGCAGCGTTATACAGCAGAAAAGTTATCATCCTTTGGAGAGCTGGCACTAAT GTATAATAAGCCACTCCAGGCCTCTGTTCGGGCCGTGACTAGTGGAACACTGTGGGCCTTAAAGAGAGAAGATTTTCGTGGAATTCTGATGTCAGAATTCTCTAATTTGTCATCCCTGAAGTTGCTCCGTACTGTGGATCTTCTTTCCAGATTGACAATCTTGCAGCTGAGTCACATTGCAGATTCCCTTTCTGAAGTTTCCTTCTCAGATGGGCAGACAATATTTGATGGG AATGAGGGGCCTTCAGCATTATACATCATTCAGAGGGGAAAAGTGAGACTCACTTTTGATGCAGAAGTATTAAGTAGTCAAAATGTTGGAAGTTTGAAGTCagacaataaaaaagaagatgatAATCTATCTAGTGTTGAAAAGCTCTCCTTGGAAAAGATAGAGGGAAGCTATTTTGGTGAATGGGCACTTCTTGGTGAATACCTTGGTCCACTAACTGCAGTTGCTGTGGGTGATTGCACGTGTTCCATCTTAACAAAGGAAAAATTTGATTCGGTTGTTGGCCCTTTAACAAAACTTTCTCAAGATGGTGAAAA GTCAAGGGGCTCTTCTTCAGATTTTGCCAAGGAATCCATTGAAAGTACTGATACTTCAGCTCCTCTTAAAGTTCGTTTCACTGATATG GAGTGGAAGACTTGCTTGTATACCACTGATTGCAGTGAGATTGGAATTGTCTTCTTGAAGGACTCAG AAAATTTGCTTAGCTTGAAAAGATTTTTGAAGCAGAAGATCAAGAGGCTGGGAAAGGAAGCCCAAGTTTTGAAAGAGAAGAATCTAATGAAGAGTCTGAATCCTTCAGCTTGTGTTCCGCAGGTTCTGTGTACTTGTGCGGATAGAACACATGCGGGCATATTGTTGAATGCATGCTTGTCTTGTCCTTTGGCTTCAATACTTCATGCAGCACTCGATGAATCATCTGCACGGTTTTGTGCTGCCTCTGTTGTCATTGCCTTGGAAGATTTACACAAG aATGGTGTTCTCTACAGAGGTGTGTCTCCTGATGTCTTAATGTTGGATCAAACAGGACGTTTACAG CTAGTGGACTTCAGGTTTGGAAAAAAGTTGTCTGGTGATAGAACATTCACAATTTGTGGAATGGCAGATTCTTTGGCTCCAGAGATAATCCAAGGAAAAGGGCATGGTTTTCCTGCTGACTG GTGGGCATTGGGAGTCTTGATCTACTTCATGCTGCAAAATGAAATGCCATTTGGATCATGGAGAGAAAGTGAGCTTGATACCTATGGAAAGATTGCGAAAGGGCGGATAAGCCTTTATCCTACATTGAGCCCTGAAGCTGCAGATCTCATCACAAAG TTACTTGAAGTTGATGAAAATGCAAGACTTGGAAGCCTGGGTTCTGATTCTGTCAAAAGCCACCCATGGTTTTATGGTGTTGACTGGAAAGGAATCAGAGATGGTAGTTTCCCTGTTCCTCGTGATGTAGCATTTCGTCTTACCCAACATTTGGAAAGTCATCATGAGGACTATACTGTTCCTATAGCTTCCCCACCTGGAGAAGAAGATGATCTCAACGTTCCTGAGTGGCTAGACGACTGGTAG
- the LOC8268319 gene encoding protein phosphatase 2C and cyclic nucleotide-binding/kinase domain-containing protein isoform X1: protein MGCVYSRACIGEVCVPRDPRIKQQNQVQTITQNATELPVFSPATTSPESETRDQINQISLNRDPELGITRLSRVSSQYLPPDGSRTVKVPSANYELRYSYLSQRGYYPDALDKANQDSFCIHTPFGTSQDDHFFGVFDGHGEFGAQCSQFVKRKLCENLLRNSKFNLDAVEAHHSAFLATNCQLHADSLDDSMSGTTAITVLVRGRTIYVANSGDSRAVIAEKKGNSNEITAIDLSIDQTPFRDDELERVKMCGARVLTLDQIEGLKNPDVQCWGTEEGDDDGDPPRLWVPNGMYPGTAFTRSIGDSIAETIGVVANPEIVVFELTPNHPFFVLASDGVFEFISSQTVIEMVAKYKDPRDACAAIVAEAYRLWLQYETRTDDITVIVVHVDGLTDSAVGQLTNQGAVLRPPIPQVVELTGSESPSTFGWSSRNHRVRHDISRARLRAIESSLENGKVWVPPSPARRKTWEEEAHIERALHDHFLFRKLTDSQCHVLLDCMQRVEVQAGEIVVKQGGEGDCFYVVGSGEFEVFATQEEKNGEVPKVLQRYTAEKLSSFGELALMYNKPLQASVRAVTSGTLWALKREDFRGILMSEFSNLSSLKLLRTVDLLSRLTILQLSHIADSLSEVSFSDGQTIFDGHDLQNEGPSALYIIQRGKVRLTFDAEVLSSQNVGSLKSDNKKEDDNLSSVEKLSLEKIEGSYFGEWALLGEYLGPLTAVAVGDCTCSILTKEKFDSVVGPLTKLSQDGEKSRGSSSDFAKESIESTDTSAPLKVRFTDMEWKTCLYTTDCSEIGIVFLKDSENLLSLKRFLKQKIKRLGKEAQVLKEKNLMKSLNPSACVPQVLCTCADRTHAGILLNACLSCPLASILHAALDESSARFCAASVVIALEDLHKNGVLYRGVSPDVLMLDQTGRLQLVDFRFGKKLSGDRTFTICGMADSLAPEIIQGKGHGFPADWWALGVLIYFMLQNEMPFGSWRESELDTYGKIAKGRISLYPTLSPEAADLITKLLEVDENARLGSLGSDSVKSHPWFYGVDWKGIRDGSFPVPRDVAFRLTQHLESHHEDYTVPIASPPGEEDDLNVPEWLDDW, encoded by the exons ATGGGATGCGTCTATTCCAGAGCTTGCATCGGAGAGGTCTGTGTACCAAGAGATCCAAGAATCAAGCAACAAAATCAGGTTCAAACAATTACACAAAATGCTACTGAATTACCCGTATTCTCACCAGCAACAACTTCGCCAGAATCTGAAACACGAGACCAGATCAATCAAATAAGCTTAAACCGAGACCCTGAACTAGGTATCACTAGACTTTCTAGGGTTTCATCGCAATATCTACCTCCAGATGGATCAAGAACCGTTAAAGTTCCATCTGCTAACTATGAATTGCGTTACTCATATCTCTCACAACGAGGTTACTATCCTGATGCCCTTGATAAAGCTAATCAAGACAGTTTTTGTATTCACACGCCGTTTGGTACAAGCCAAGATGATCATTTCTTTGGAGTTTTTGATGGTCATGGAGAATTTGGGGCCCAGTGCTCACAATTCGTGAAGCGAAAATTGTGTGAGAACTTGTTAAGAAACAGCAAGTTCAATTTAGATGCCGTTGAGGCTCATCATTCGGCTTTTTTGGCTACCAATTGTCAGTTACATGCAGATAGTTTGGATGATAGTATGAGTGGAACAACAGCGATAACGGTGTTAGTTAGAGGAAGGACTATTTATGTAGCGAATTCTGGTGATTCTAGAGCTGTTATAGCTGAGAAGAAAGGTAATAGTAATGAGATTACAGCTATTGATTTATCGATTGATCAAACTCCATTTAGAGATGATGAGTTAGAGAGAGTGAAGATGTGCGGTGCTAGAGTGCTTACTTTGGATCAAATTGAGGGTTTAAAGAATCCTGATGTGCAATGTTGGGGAACTGAAGAAggtgatgatgatggtgatCCTCCGAGATTGTGGGTCCCAAATGGGATGTATCCTGGAACTGCCTTTACTAGGAGTATTGGTGATTCAATTGCTGAGACAATTGGTGTTGTTGCTAATCCTGAAATTGTTGTTTTTGAGCTAACACCCAATCACCCTTTCTTTGTGCTTGCTAGTGATGGGGTTTTTGAGTTCATATCAAGCCAAACCGTGATTGAGATG GTTGCAAAATATAAAGATCCACGTGATGCTTGTGCTGCAATTGTAGCCGAAGCTTATAGACTTTGGCTACAATATGAAACTCGTACTGATGACATCACTGTGATTGTTGTGCACGTTGACGGATTAACTGAT aGTGCTGTTGGTCAATTAACAAATCAAGGTGCTGTCTTGCGACCCCCTATTCCTCAAGTTGTAGAGCTGACAGGGTCAGAATCTCCTTCAACTTTTGGCTGGAGCTCTAGGAACCATCGTGTAAGGCATGATATATCTCGGGCACGGCTTCGTGCCATTGAGAGTTCACTAGAGAATGGAAAAGTTTGGGTTCCTCCATCTCCAGCTCGTAGGAAAACTTGGGAAGAAGAA GCACACATTGAGAGGGCATTGCATGACCACTTTCTTTTCAGAAAGCTGACTGATTCTCAGTGCCATGTTTTGTTGGACTGCATGCAGAGAGTTGAAGTCCAGGCAGGAGAAATTGTAGTTAAGCAG GGTGGTGAAGGCGATTGCTTTTATGTTGTTGGTAGTGGAGAGTTTGAGGTCTTTGCTACCCAG GAAGAGAAAAATGGAGAGGTGCCAAAAGTTTTGCAGCGTTATACAGCAGAAAAGTTATCATCCTTTGGAGAGCTGGCACTAAT GTATAATAAGCCACTCCAGGCCTCTGTTCGGGCCGTGACTAGTGGAACACTGTGGGCCTTAAAGAGAGAAGATTTTCGTGGAATTCTGATGTCAGAATTCTCTAATTTGTCATCCCTGAAGTTGCTCCGTACTGTGGATCTTCTTTCCAGATTGACAATCTTGCAGCTGAGTCACATTGCAGATTCCCTTTCTGAAGTTTCCTTCTCAGATGGGCAGACAATATTTGATGGG CATGATTTGCAGAATGAGGGGCCTTCAGCATTATACATCATTCAGAGGGGAAAAGTGAGACTCACTTTTGATGCAGAAGTATTAAGTAGTCAAAATGTTGGAAGTTTGAAGTCagacaataaaaaagaagatgatAATCTATCTAGTGTTGAAAAGCTCTCCTTGGAAAAGATAGAGGGAAGCTATTTTGGTGAATGGGCACTTCTTGGTGAATACCTTGGTCCACTAACTGCAGTTGCTGTGGGTGATTGCACGTGTTCCATCTTAACAAAGGAAAAATTTGATTCGGTTGTTGGCCCTTTAACAAAACTTTCTCAAGATGGTGAAAA GTCAAGGGGCTCTTCTTCAGATTTTGCCAAGGAATCCATTGAAAGTACTGATACTTCAGCTCCTCTTAAAGTTCGTTTCACTGATATG GAGTGGAAGACTTGCTTGTATACCACTGATTGCAGTGAGATTGGAATTGTCTTCTTGAAGGACTCAG AAAATTTGCTTAGCTTGAAAAGATTTTTGAAGCAGAAGATCAAGAGGCTGGGAAAGGAAGCCCAAGTTTTGAAAGAGAAGAATCTAATGAAGAGTCTGAATCCTTCAGCTTGTGTTCCGCAGGTTCTGTGTACTTGTGCGGATAGAACACATGCGGGCATATTGTTGAATGCATGCTTGTCTTGTCCTTTGGCTTCAATACTTCATGCAGCACTCGATGAATCATCTGCACGGTTTTGTGCTGCCTCTGTTGTCATTGCCTTGGAAGATTTACACAAG aATGGTGTTCTCTACAGAGGTGTGTCTCCTGATGTCTTAATGTTGGATCAAACAGGACGTTTACAG CTAGTGGACTTCAGGTTTGGAAAAAAGTTGTCTGGTGATAGAACATTCACAATTTGTGGAATGGCAGATTCTTTGGCTCCAGAGATAATCCAAGGAAAAGGGCATGGTTTTCCTGCTGACTG GTGGGCATTGGGAGTCTTGATCTACTTCATGCTGCAAAATGAAATGCCATTTGGATCATGGAGAGAAAGTGAGCTTGATACCTATGGAAAGATTGCGAAAGGGCGGATAAGCCTTTATCCTACATTGAGCCCTGAAGCTGCAGATCTCATCACAAAG TTACTTGAAGTTGATGAAAATGCAAGACTTGGAAGCCTGGGTTCTGATTCTGTCAAAAGCCACCCATGGTTTTATGGTGTTGACTGGAAAGGAATCAGAGATGGTAGTTTCCCTGTTCCTCGTGATGTAGCATTTCGTCTTACCCAACATTTGGAAAGTCATCATGAGGACTATACTGTTCCTATAGCTTCCCCACCTGGAGAAGAAGATGATCTCAACGTTCCTGAGTGGCTAGACGACTGGTAG
- the LOC8268319 gene encoding protein phosphatase 2C and cyclic nucleotide-binding/kinase domain-containing protein isoform X3, with protein sequence MGCVYSRACIGEVCVPRDPRIKQQNQVQTITQNATELPVFSPATTSPESETRDQINQISLNRDPELGITRLSRVSSQYLPPDGSRTVKVPSANYELRYSYLSQRGYYPDALDKANQDSFCIHTPFGTSQDDHFFGVFDGHGEFGAQCSQFVKRKLCENLLRNSKFNLDAVEAHHSAFLATNCQLHADSLDDSMSGTTAITVLVRGRTIYVANSGDSRAVIAEKKGNSNEITAIDLSIDQTPFRDDELERVKMCGARVLTLDQIEGLKNPDVQCWGTEEGDDDGDPPRLWVPNGMYPGTAFTRSIGDSIAETIGVVANPEIVVFELTPNHPFFVLASDGVFEFISSQTVIEMVAKYKDPRDACAAIVAEAYRLWLQYETRTDDITVIVVHVDGLTDSAVGQLTNQGAVLRPPIPQVVELTGSESPSTFGWSSRNHRVRHDISRARLRAIESSLENGKVWVPPSPARRKTWEEEAHIERALHDHFLFRKLTDSQCHVLLDCMQRVEVQAGEIVVKQGGEGDCFYVVGSGEFEVFATQEEKNGEVPKVLQRYTAEKLSSFGELALMYNKPLQASVRAVTSGTLWALKREDFRGILMSEFSNLSSLKLLRTVDLLSRLTILQLSHIADSLSEVSFSDGQTIFDGHDLQNEGPSALYIIQRGKVRLTFDAEVLSSQNVGSLKSDNKKEDDNLSSVEKLSLEKIEGSYFGEWALLGEYLGPLTAVAVGDCTCSILTKEKFDSVVGPLTKLSQDGEKSRGSSSDFAKESIESTDTSAPLKVRFTDMEWKTCLYTTDCSEIGIVFLKDSENLLSLKRFLKQKIKRLGKEAQVLKEKNLMKSLNPSACVPQVLCTCADRTHAGILLNACLSCPLASILHAALDESSARFCAASVVIALEDLHKRCVS encoded by the exons ATGGGATGCGTCTATTCCAGAGCTTGCATCGGAGAGGTCTGTGTACCAAGAGATCCAAGAATCAAGCAACAAAATCAGGTTCAAACAATTACACAAAATGCTACTGAATTACCCGTATTCTCACCAGCAACAACTTCGCCAGAATCTGAAACACGAGACCAGATCAATCAAATAAGCTTAAACCGAGACCCTGAACTAGGTATCACTAGACTTTCTAGGGTTTCATCGCAATATCTACCTCCAGATGGATCAAGAACCGTTAAAGTTCCATCTGCTAACTATGAATTGCGTTACTCATATCTCTCACAACGAGGTTACTATCCTGATGCCCTTGATAAAGCTAATCAAGACAGTTTTTGTATTCACACGCCGTTTGGTACAAGCCAAGATGATCATTTCTTTGGAGTTTTTGATGGTCATGGAGAATTTGGGGCCCAGTGCTCACAATTCGTGAAGCGAAAATTGTGTGAGAACTTGTTAAGAAACAGCAAGTTCAATTTAGATGCCGTTGAGGCTCATCATTCGGCTTTTTTGGCTACCAATTGTCAGTTACATGCAGATAGTTTGGATGATAGTATGAGTGGAACAACAGCGATAACGGTGTTAGTTAGAGGAAGGACTATTTATGTAGCGAATTCTGGTGATTCTAGAGCTGTTATAGCTGAGAAGAAAGGTAATAGTAATGAGATTACAGCTATTGATTTATCGATTGATCAAACTCCATTTAGAGATGATGAGTTAGAGAGAGTGAAGATGTGCGGTGCTAGAGTGCTTACTTTGGATCAAATTGAGGGTTTAAAGAATCCTGATGTGCAATGTTGGGGAACTGAAGAAggtgatgatgatggtgatCCTCCGAGATTGTGGGTCCCAAATGGGATGTATCCTGGAACTGCCTTTACTAGGAGTATTGGTGATTCAATTGCTGAGACAATTGGTGTTGTTGCTAATCCTGAAATTGTTGTTTTTGAGCTAACACCCAATCACCCTTTCTTTGTGCTTGCTAGTGATGGGGTTTTTGAGTTCATATCAAGCCAAACCGTGATTGAGATG GTTGCAAAATATAAAGATCCACGTGATGCTTGTGCTGCAATTGTAGCCGAAGCTTATAGACTTTGGCTACAATATGAAACTCGTACTGATGACATCACTGTGATTGTTGTGCACGTTGACGGATTAACTGAT aGTGCTGTTGGTCAATTAACAAATCAAGGTGCTGTCTTGCGACCCCCTATTCCTCAAGTTGTAGAGCTGACAGGGTCAGAATCTCCTTCAACTTTTGGCTGGAGCTCTAGGAACCATCGTGTAAGGCATGATATATCTCGGGCACGGCTTCGTGCCATTGAGAGTTCACTAGAGAATGGAAAAGTTTGGGTTCCTCCATCTCCAGCTCGTAGGAAAACTTGGGAAGAAGAA GCACACATTGAGAGGGCATTGCATGACCACTTTCTTTTCAGAAAGCTGACTGATTCTCAGTGCCATGTTTTGTTGGACTGCATGCAGAGAGTTGAAGTCCAGGCAGGAGAAATTGTAGTTAAGCAG GGTGGTGAAGGCGATTGCTTTTATGTTGTTGGTAGTGGAGAGTTTGAGGTCTTTGCTACCCAG GAAGAGAAAAATGGAGAGGTGCCAAAAGTTTTGCAGCGTTATACAGCAGAAAAGTTATCATCCTTTGGAGAGCTGGCACTAAT GTATAATAAGCCACTCCAGGCCTCTGTTCGGGCCGTGACTAGTGGAACACTGTGGGCCTTAAAGAGAGAAGATTTTCGTGGAATTCTGATGTCAGAATTCTCTAATTTGTCATCCCTGAAGTTGCTCCGTACTGTGGATCTTCTTTCCAGATTGACAATCTTGCAGCTGAGTCACATTGCAGATTCCCTTTCTGAAGTTTCCTTCTCAGATGGGCAGACAATATTTGATGGG CATGATTTGCAGAATGAGGGGCCTTCAGCATTATACATCATTCAGAGGGGAAAAGTGAGACTCACTTTTGATGCAGAAGTATTAAGTAGTCAAAATGTTGGAAGTTTGAAGTCagacaataaaaaagaagatgatAATCTATCTAGTGTTGAAAAGCTCTCCTTGGAAAAGATAGAGGGAAGCTATTTTGGTGAATGGGCACTTCTTGGTGAATACCTTGGTCCACTAACTGCAGTTGCTGTGGGTGATTGCACGTGTTCCATCTTAACAAAGGAAAAATTTGATTCGGTTGTTGGCCCTTTAACAAAACTTTCTCAAGATGGTGAAAA GTCAAGGGGCTCTTCTTCAGATTTTGCCAAGGAATCCATTGAAAGTACTGATACTTCAGCTCCTCTTAAAGTTCGTTTCACTGATATG GAGTGGAAGACTTGCTTGTATACCACTGATTGCAGTGAGATTGGAATTGTCTTCTTGAAGGACTCAG AAAATTTGCTTAGCTTGAAAAGATTTTTGAAGCAGAAGATCAAGAGGCTGGGAAAGGAAGCCCAAGTTTTGAAAGAGAAGAATCTAATGAAGAGTCTGAATCCTTCAGCTTGTGTTCCGCAGGTTCTGTGTACTTGTGCGGATAGAACACATGCGGGCATATTGTTGAATGCATGCTTGTCTTGTCCTTTGGCTTCAATACTTCATGCAGCACTCGATGAATCATCTGCACGGTTTTGTGCTGCCTCTGTTGTCATTGCCTTGGAAGATTTACACAAG AGGTGTGTCTCCTGA